The DNA region atatatatatatatatatatatatcttgtaaataattttatttatatatatgtattaatataaattaatataatttataataaatataaattaatataatttataataaatataaattaatatattaaaaaaaattaaaaaaattaaaaaaaaaacatattaaaaaaaataaaaaataaaaaataaattgagtgtatgcgccactcctagtggcgacttgccctaccctaaagggtaggcgccaactagggtggtGCCTAGGTGCAATTTAGGGCCAAAAATGActatttttagaattttttttaaaaatttaattattttagaattttttttttaaaatctggataattaaaaaaaatattcatTATATTTAACATAGGAGTATTGTGTAAAAAAAACAGAACACTTTTATGAGATAATAAAACGTAGGAGTATTGtgtaaaaaaaatgaaaaaaacatATTAAAGTATAAAGTTAATTATTTTTCTTACAGAACATTTCTTTTTGTCCTTCCGAAGAAAAAGGTCGTTGGGAAAGTTCGACTTTTCTTATATGAACTCAACAAAAGTCACATAAACCTTTTGGCTGTGTATCCGATTTGTTGTTCCATCACATCAACTGAATCTGTCTTGAATATTGGATCTCCGTTTTAGATCTTCTTTTTTCTTATTCTGGATTCTTCTCCTCACACCATCATCACTACTTCAGCTGCTGCTGCTTCATCTTTTGGTATTGAATTTGATTTTCATGTGCATGTTGTGTATGTTGACTTCAATATCGAATTAGGtttttgttttgactttttctgGTTTGTTGGAAACTTATTCAATCTTTGTTAGCAATTTGTTGTATTTTACTATGAATGATGTGACGAGAACTATATTATGCCTGATTTGTTATCTTGTTTAACCATAGGTTGTGGTAAATTTTGGATGAGTTTGGGAATAATATGAATGGTTGGAATCTTTGCCTGATATGAATTTTTTAGAAAAGGTTTCTCAAATATATGCTAAAATGGAGAAGAAACGAAAGATTGTGCAGTATAGGGAGAGGCTGGATAGGACTCTTGCCTCCGATGATCTTACAAATGTTGAGATACTCAAAAAGCTTGTAAGAAGTCAACTCCTACCTTCATCAGAGCTAGAAGATGAAGGTGATTAACATTCTTTAATTTCTTTCGGAGTAAATAGTTAATTTCACGCCTAAATGTGTGTGGTGTTGTCAATGTAGTTTGGAATGTCCCCCGGTTGTCTTTTGATAGTAGTAATTTATGGACCAAACTCAGGTCTCTAGACCGTCTTAAGTTTTTGGATGTGCTGTGTAGGTTAACCACAGCTGAAGTGTTATTGCAAATCATATAGGGGCCTATTTTATCATGGTTGAAAAATGTTTTATAAGGCCCTTTATAGTCACAGTTTAAACGTGTCAAACTGTGGGCCCTGTGCGGTAGCCTGCGTTGCGCGCCCTCGAAGATGGTCCTGACCAAACTGATATACAGAAGGCACATTTAAAGATTAAACTAACTAAAAAAGAAACACTCTAGGACTATATTGACTAAGAAGTGATACATTTGGGAATATTTTTGTACTTTCGATACACTTGGAGACTATAGTGATAACGTCGCACACATTCAAGGACAAAAATGACTGTTTACGCTTTCTTTTGAAATCATTTAGGAAGAACTTGTATCAGCTTGGTGGAAAAGTTATTTTAGTTTCTTAGCTTTGTTTGGTTTTGTGTAGGATATAAGGAGAAATTAATAGAACGTAAGACTGCAGAAATATCTAACTTTCTTGATATGTTGAGGAGTGCTTCAGATGATCGTGGCCGGTCTAATACACCACATAACGATTGGAAAGTATGTTATTCATTCTCTGGCTTCTGCTGTTTCACTATGCTTTGTTTTCATGATAAACTGTTTTTCCCCTTATATATGTGATCTTCCATTCATTTAGATCTCAAATTGTTTTGTTTTGTATGCCTAAGTTTAATTGATAACTTCCTTTCATAGAAATGTCGGCTCTGTGATTTCTGTCAACAGTGCTCTATTGTTTAAAATTCAATGGACTAATGCAAACTTCGTGTCACATTTGTAACGTGAATCTTTAATGTTTAGGATGAAGATACTTGATTTTTTGTAATCAAGTTATCAGGTCGCAGTTGATAATTTTACTTCTTCCAATAGTTAAAACAGGATAGTGACGAGTTTCGTGTTATGTATCGTCAAGGACCGGAGGGAACTCCCTTTCATACAATGCTAGTGGAAGGCTTTGTGGATGGACCTGTTGATGTTTGTAAGTCACACCGGGGCAAATGAAAAGTTTTATCATCGGCCTTTTTTGACAAACTTCAAAAACCATATTATTGATATCAACTCGAAAATCTGAACGAGTTATTTTCATCATTGCAGGTTTATGTATCTCATGGCAGACCTCTCTTTACAAAAAATGGTGAGAACTATTTTGTGTTATATGCTATGAAGCACAGACATAGGTACCGGACACGACACCGACATATAGACACCGgtaataatttaaaaaaaatgaacAAATTGAACATAATCACCGGTGTCGATGTTGTGTCGGAAACAGACACGCCTTTTTTCAGAGGTGCCGGTGCTACAGAGGTTATGTCTCAGTTATTTTCTTGATACTATGAAGCATTGAAACCCAACACCGGACACGATTTGAATCTATAGTGCCGGTGCTACATGAATTCATACTTCAATCTGACACCGTTTAAAAAATGCTCATTTAGGTGGCCTCAATCTACTATCCCTACTTTCAAAATCTTATCCAGTGAATGTTTACAGAAGGTCCAGATTGGGGAACAGATATCACTAGTGAGGTATGTGATGCCAGCATTAACTAAAACTATCACTTTTCGATCCCCCTTTGAAGGTTTTCATTTCTAAATTCCGATTTTGCTCTGAATTTTGTAAGAAAGGATGAAGGTTTCGTGGCCTCTGTCTATGAGGGAAGCTGTAGTGCACTATTATCTGTTTGAGTACTTTCAAGAGGACTTAGTTGTTGTTCTTACGAATTCGGTAATCATCTGGGCCTTTCATTACTTTTTAATTCTAGAGAAGCTTTTTATTTTCTTCTAAAAGTATTTTTTTAGAGAAAGTTAATTATAGACTAGATTGAGGTTTTCAATAAATTTGTGCTTAACTTGTTCTCAGGTTCCTGATTCAAAGAGTGTCGCGGAGACTCTTTCTAGTTTCAATGATGAAGCAATTCCTGAAGCAAACGATGTCGTGAGAATTGATTTAGTGGGAGGGTTTGCTCTGCAAAAGTGTACACCGGAAAGAAGTTACTTTCGGTGAGTTTTACTTTTAGGTGTAGTTTAGCATAACAATTATGGTTTAACTGAAATGGAACGGTACCACAACGAAAACGATTTTTAATATGAAATCCTAATTCAATAGTTAAAATTTTGTAGGACCATAGCAAATATGGATGTAAAGGTGGATTTTGTTCCTCCGTCTTTGATAAACTTTATTTCAAGGCAACTCATTGGCAACGGTTTCAGGCTTTATCAGAAGGTTGCAGTTCCTTTTCGGTTATACTTTGACATTCAACTTCTTTTACGCTTGAATTACTATTTGGTACTGTTTTCTATCATCTTTTGAAATTAATCTATTATGATAATATTATAGGTTGTGGCTTCTGTGATGAGCCAAGATAAAGAAGAATTCAGCAAGGCTTTGGGGGATCCGTTATATGCTAGAATTCGCGAGGCTTTATATAGCACGAGTAGCGGGGAGCTTCCGCAAGTTGCAAGAATTCACCCCGCTGAAGATCTTGTTGAAAGTAAGAAGGGTGAAGTAAAAGTTGCAAATAATGTCGTGCCATCAGCAACGAATGCAACAGTACTAGAAAACAGCGAAACGTTTGGTGAGATTGTAGAATTAGGTAAGGAAGAGATTGTAGAAAGTGTGGAGAACGATGTGAAAGCAAATGACATTCCAAATGACAAAGTTGGTGGAGTTGCACAAAATGGTAAGAGGGGTGTATATATCCGCTCGGAGGTCGAACAGGCTCTAGAAACATTAGACAAGGCCATTTCAATGGTTAGGGAATACCGGTTACGTTCCCCGATTGCGACTTCTAGCTTTGCCAATGAAGAGTCACCTTGCATGAAAAAATATGGGCGAGTTGACTCGTTTTCCATAAAAACGGTTAAACCTTGTTATCAAAATGAGGTTAGTGTTAGTTCATATTCTTTGGAAAATGGAGGAATTCTGGACCAATCAACACGGCGCAGCAACAAGCAACTAAACACTGATTTGATTCAAGGCATCTCTTCAGATTACAAAGGCAAGTCGAGAATGAAGAAAAAAACTAATGCCGTTGTAAATCAAGGTATGTCTTCAAATAAACCAAAGAAGTTGAGCAGGCATAGAAAATATTTGTGCTGTAGTTTTCCGCATTAACCAAGAGGCGAGGAGAGGAAAGAAGACATGAGATTTTGAGCCTTTGATTGAGGCATATTGTCAAGATGTAACACCAAATCTCAATAACTTATTACACGTTTTGTATACCATAGGGGATGATTTAATAATGGTTAGGTAGTCAAATATACGTATACAAGGTTCTCCTTGAACCACATATTTGGGTCTTATTATTACCATTTAGTTGGACGTTTGATCCATTGTGGTGTATATAGAAAAAATATTTATTACAAGAGGTCAAACATTTGAAGGGATTTCAATTATCTCCAAGAGGAAGAGATTAGTATCTGCAGATGTCCGTTGGGGCAGTTTGATTTACACCAAAAGGATTGTCCGTTGGGGCAATTAATAAGACACATTTTAAACTcataataatatatttattttaatacGTAGTAGATATTACGGAATTATCTTTCATATTAATACTTAGAATAATATTTTTTTTCATGGGAagtatttttattaaaaatttgATATACTTGATAAGACGTAAACATTAAGTCAAAATATTATACACTTATATATTAAATCAAAATACTATATATTAAATCAAAATACAAATCGTATATTATTcataaaatacaaataaaaatacaaaaacaaaGTTAATTGCTGAGTATATCTGACCTTTGATTCCTCCTCTATCTTCTGTACTATAAAATATTTTGGGTCTCGCCTATCATGGTTTCGTGGTTTTTTTTCATAAATGTCATCCTAAAACACTCTTCTCTATATTAGCTTGTTTAATAGCCACACATAATATGATGTGCCTCGTTAACCTTTTGTAAGATACATCActatttcaaataacaaaattttaaaataatcatAAGTTAAAACTCCCGTTAGATAGAAAATTTCTCTACTTCAACGTACTAACTATTTcaaataataaattttaaaataacCATATTGTTGAGGAgaaatttttacaaaaataacatatttttttaagaaaattctcaaaatatctttggtttcaaaaaaattcccaaactaccccacttttaggaggagttGTCAATTGAATTCGAGACTCCTCTTAAGAATTGAATGGAGACGCcccctagccaatccaattggcgcccctgtgtaggacttaagaggagacgccaattcaattggagtctcagtgtaaaatgcaatttttgtgttataaatagatgcgttgtgtgagtaattgttccacatctcaaataatcatttgacaatcatgtttggtgttcgtcgccgatacggaaaggtgatttatgcgagagacaaacctcagatgctgatgctgttctggaacatcactacgttcaatcaactgaagagggagttggttcgttgtttagatgggaaaataccagaaggggaaaaattagaagtattgagagacttgacagtatctttggttgggtgcgaatgaagactgataaggatgctagggaaatgatgttcggtcgagacgacatcaatttgattgttgtaattagttagaaatatttttgttttcagataatttattttgtactgatgtttgttgtgaacctcgttgtaacaaaaacttaatgatatataatgattgaaggttacaaaaatataatattacaaaaagcttaagacctagatgatgctcctcgattgggacagttgttcttgttgtgtcccGGTTGACGACaaatactacataatcttatcattttatttgtggaatccatctctgttctgatacgtgtgctttttggccttccttttttctttctacgcatctcgtcattgtgccaaacaatatcaccttcatatagaggccagtaatcctccattggtagtaccgagaagctttgattatatacattcatgacggtgtcaaccttgtacacatcagataaatggctgtaaggatcttgacgagtataagcgcatgctgcaatgacatgggagcaaggtatgcggaaggccaggaattttccacaatcgcaccaacttctgtttagtctaacagcgtaggctaaattgggtctcccctcgttgtggtccattgtttcctggacgctgaaattttgcatatgacggtcaaagactgttacagcgtgtgtgctagctttgatgctcccctctttcatgaccttcatgcaacactcactgaatacttgcccggacattaacaccgcactccatctttcacctctggttgcgaatGTAGAAGCCAACttataataggttgatcttaccaaggcggttatcggcagatttcgaattcctttgaataccccgttcatgcattccacaaggtttattgtcatgtggccccatcgacaacctctgtcaaatgcccttgtccactgctccACTGGTATGTTATTTAGTCATATCCCTacgtcttcattagacagtctaattttatcacgataatattgaaatgacggctgagttagagcatacccaacattcaccaccttcttgcgaagattcttatcttttatagcacgcatgaagttttatgcaatgtgtctaatgcaatagacatgggtagaaggaggatcatgccatccgttgtcatggttgttgtaggcactctcaatggcagcatgtctatcagaaatcaaacagagattggcttgtggagccacatgcgttctgagatgttgaagaaagaaaccccatccagcatccgtttcaccttcaacaagagcaaaggcaatgggaaagacattgttgttgccgtcttgtgcaaccgccatgagcaaagtacccattttccgtataaccaagtgccatcaatttgaataataggtttgcagaatgcgaaacctttgatgcacgggtcaaatgcccaaaagagacggtgaaagattctattacctgtagcacaggttccgtctggcatcatcgtTGGCAATGTCTTCATAACTGCCACAGTTCTTGGGACATATGcttttagtgcccataaaaaccgtggcaaatccttgtatgaatcctcctaGTTGCCGAAAACTTGTTCAATAGCCTTTGCCCTCGCAATCTAGGatttcttgtaagatggagtataattatatgttgttttgacatgggatataattatactcaccttcactgatgggtctttcttaaccaacggcagaatgtcttgacatatcaacgcTGCGCTTAGTTTAtggtgatcttgttcaacgttagttgcaatgcaactgtgaggtgggtctattgaagcgatctcccaagagtcatttttcttcttgtaagacgcaaccaaatgaaacttacaaagcatgttacgacattcgataacataccttctagaatcagtgcgtttcactgtaaaattagcagagttgttcatgtggaattttttgatagccagaacacattcttctttggtatgaaacatgtctcccacctttaattcgccttctgatctcggatacgaattatagaaaacactgttggtTGTTTCATCATCGTGCcgatccatatttgtcatatatttgtcatatgttgatccatatttgtcatatgttggttcgtcgtcgttgttcagcatgtgatcaacctgtatctcggtctcctcttaTTCTTCATCAACGATGTCCAATTCTGgttctgcttctgggttgacgtcatctgaccattgtggatcaaattcaccagattcatcctgactggttagtTGAGACCGTTGAaat from Lathyrus oleraceus cultivar Zhongwan6 chromosome 1, CAAS_Psat_ZW6_1.0, whole genome shotgun sequence includes:
- the LOC127085934 gene encoding uncharacterized protein LOC127085934 isoform X1; this translates as MNFLEKVSQIYAKMEKKRKIVQYRERLDRTLASDDLTNVEILKKLVRSQLLPSSELEDEGYKEKLIERKTAEISNFLDMLRSASDDRGRSNTPHNDWKLKQDSDEFRVMYRQGPEGTPFHTMLVEGFVDGPVDVCLCISWQTSLYKKWWPQSTIPTFKILSSECLQKVQIGEQISLVRMKVSWPLSMREAVVHYYLFEYFQEDLVVVLTNSVPDSKSVAETLSSFNDEAIPEANDVVRIDLVGGFALQKCTPERSYFRTIANMDVKVDFVPPSLINFISRQLIGNGFRLYQKVVASVMSQDKEEFSKALGDPLYARIREALYSTSSGELPQVARIHPAEDLVESKKGEVKVANNVVPSATNATVLENSETFGEIVELGKEEIVESVENDVKANDIPNDKVGGVAQNGKRGVYIRSEVEQALETLDKAISMVREYRLRSPIATSSFANEESPCMKKYGRVDSFSIKTVKPCYQNEVSVSSYSLENGGILDQSTRRSNKQLNTDLIQGISSDYKGKSRMKKKTNAVVNQGMSSNKPKKLSRHRKYLCCSFPH
- the LOC127085934 gene encoding uncharacterized protein LOC127085934 isoform X2; this encodes MEKKRKIVQYRERLDRTLASDDLTNVEILKKLVRSQLLPSSELEDEGYKEKLIERKTAEISNFLDMLRSASDDRGRSNTPHNDWKLKQDSDEFRVMYRQGPEGTPFHTMLVEGFVDGPVDVCLCISWQTSLYKKWWPQSTIPTFKILSSECLQKVQIGEQISLVRMKVSWPLSMREAVVHYYLFEYFQEDLVVVLTNSVPDSKSVAETLSSFNDEAIPEANDVVRIDLVGGFALQKCTPERSYFRTIANMDVKVDFVPPSLINFISRQLIGNGFRLYQKVVASVMSQDKEEFSKALGDPLYARIREALYSTSSGELPQVARIHPAEDLVESKKGEVKVANNVVPSATNATVLENSETFGEIVELGKEEIVESVENDVKANDIPNDKVGGVAQNGKRGVYIRSEVEQALETLDKAISMVREYRLRSPIATSSFANEESPCMKKYGRVDSFSIKTVKPCYQNEVSVSSYSLENGGILDQSTRRSNKQLNTDLIQGISSDYKGKSRMKKKTNAVVNQGMSSNKPKKLSRHRKYLCCSFPH
- the LOC127085934 gene encoding uncharacterized protein LOC127085934 isoform X3, which codes for MLRSASDDRGRSNTPHNDWKLKQDSDEFRVMYRQGPEGTPFHTMLVEGFVDGPVDVCLCISWQTSLYKKWWPQSTIPTFKILSSECLQKVQIGEQISLVRMKVSWPLSMREAVVHYYLFEYFQEDLVVVLTNSVPDSKSVAETLSSFNDEAIPEANDVVRIDLVGGFALQKCTPERSYFRTIANMDVKVDFVPPSLINFISRQLIGNGFRLYQKVVASVMSQDKEEFSKALGDPLYARIREALYSTSSGELPQVARIHPAEDLVESKKGEVKVANNVVPSATNATVLENSETFGEIVELGKEEIVESVENDVKANDIPNDKVGGVAQNGKRGVYIRSEVEQALETLDKAISMVREYRLRSPIATSSFANEESPCMKKYGRVDSFSIKTVKPCYQNEVSVSSYSLENGGILDQSTRRSNKQLNTDLIQGISSDYKGKSRMKKKTNAVVNQGMSSNKPKKLSRHRKYLCCSFPH